Proteins from a single region of Gossypium arboreum isolate Shixiya-1 chromosome 1, ASM2569848v2, whole genome shotgun sequence:
- the LOC108482988 gene encoding LOW QUALITY PROTEIN: pentatricopeptide repeat-containing protein At5g61400 (The sequence of the model RefSeq protein was modified relative to this genomic sequence to represent the inferred CDS: deleted 1 base in 1 codon): MLKLFPRKQTPFLCTKYPSNLCKMASSSSSSSCHHLTKDILNTQNPHQALKLFNSNANLLNPLKNLEPYSAIIHVLASAKLYEDARCLIKYLIKALHSSLEPPRACHLIFNALNRFQTSKFTPNVFGSLIIAFSQMGLIEDALWVYRNIKTFPQMQACNALLDGLIKLGRFDSMWDLYKELLSRGFLPNVVTYGVLINCCCCQGDVLKAHNLFYELLMKGIPPNVVVYTTVIKLLCNEGKMLEAERMFRLIKEGYFLPNLYTYNVLMNGYFKMDRVERALEIYGMMISDRLGPNIVTFGILIDGLCKVGELTVARSYFVCMVKYGVFPNIFVYNCLIDGYCRAGNVSEAVKLSSEMEKLEMLPDVITYSILIKGLCTVGKVEEGSFLLQKMNKDGVLANSVTYNSLIDGYCKVGNMEKALEVCSQMSENGVEPNVITFSTLIDGYCKTGNMEAAVGFYSEMVIKGLVPDVVAYTALINGYCKNGNIKEAFRLHKEMLESGLMPNVFTLSSLIDGLCKDGRVSEAFSFFLEKSKAGIGETVTDEFDGLFCSPNHVMYTSLIQAMCKEGQVFEASKIFSDLRCSGLMVDAPLYIVMLKGHFQAKHMIDVMMLLADMIKMGIMPSIAINAVVARGYQEIGDLRSALRCSEDLAVQGSGILNQGDENEPNYKVKEDCKICL, translated from the exons ATGTTGAAGCTATTCCCGCGTAAACAAACGCCATTTCTTTGCACCAAATACCCTTCAAACCTTTGTAAAATGGCATCTTCCTCCTCGTCATCGTCATGCCATCATCTGACAAAGGATATCCTCAACACCCAAAACCCTCACCAAGCTCTCAAGCTTTTCAATTCCAATGCCAATCTCTTAAACCCCTTGAAGAATCTCGAGCCTTATTCAGCCATCATTCACGTCTTGGCCAGTGCTAAACTTTACGAGGACGCCAGGTGTTTGATAAAATACCTCATCAAAGCCCTCCATAGCTCTTTGGAACCCCCTCGTGCTTGCCACTTAATTTTCAACGCCCTTAACAGATTTCAAACCTCAAAATTCACTCCCAATGTGTTTGGGTCATTAATCATTGCATTTTCCCAGATGGGTTTAATCGAAGATGCCTTGTGGGTTTATAGAAATATCAAAACTTTCCCTCAAATGCAGGCTTGTAATGCACTTTTAGATGGGTTAATTAAGTTGGGCAGGTTTGACTCCATGTGGGATCTTTACAAGGAATTGCTTTCACGGGGGTTTTTGCCTAATGTTGTTACTTATGGGGTgttgataaattgttgttgttgTCAAGGTGATGTTTTAAAGGCACACAACTTGTTTTATGAACTGTTGATGAAAGGAATTCCACCTAATGTTGTCGTCTACACAACTGTCATAAAGTTACTTTGTAATGAAGGTAAGATGCTGGAGGCAGAACGTATGTTTAGATTGATTAAAGAGGGTTATTTCCTTCCAAATTTGTACACTTATAATGTTTTGATGAATGGATATTTCAAGATGGATAGAGTCGAACGAGCCTTGGAAATATATGGGATGATGATCAGTGATAGGTTGGGACCAAATATTGTTACTTTTGGTATCTTGATTGATGGACTTTGTAAGGTGGGTGAACTGACGGTAGCTAGGAGCTACTTTGTTTGTATGGTTAAGTATGGTGTTTTCCCCaatatttttgtctacaattgTTTGATTGATGGCTACTGTAGGGCAGGCAATGTTTCTGAAGCAGTGAAGTTGAGCTCAGAAATGGAGAAGTTGGAAATGTTGCCTGATGTTATCACATATAGCATACTGATTAAGGGTCTTTGTACTGTAGGTAAAGTGGAGGAAGGGAGC TTTTTATTGCAGAAAATGAACAAAGATGGAGTTTTGGCTAATTCTGTGACTTACAATTCCCTGATTGATGGGTACTGTAAAGTGGGGAACATGGAGAAGGCTTTGGAGGTATGCTCTCAAATGAGCGAAAATGGTGTAGAACCAAATGTTATCACTTTCTCTACATTGATTGATGGTTATTGCAAGACTGGAAACATGGAAGCTGCCGTGGGATTTTACTCCGAAATGGTTATCAAAGGTCTTGTTCCGGATGTGGTggcttacactgctttgattaaTGGGTATTGTAAAAATGGTAATATCAAGGAGGCATTCCGGCTGCATAAAGAGATGCTGGAATCAGGATTAATGCCCAATGTTTTCACGTTAAGTAGTTTAATCGATGGCctttgcaaggatggaagagttTCGGAGGCTTTCAGCTTTTTCTTGGAGAAGAGTAAAGCTGGTATTGGTGAAACAGTAACTGATGAGTTTGATGGTCTATTTTGCTCCCCAAATCATGTGATGTATACAAGCTTAATTCAAGCCATGTGCAAGGAAGGCCAGGTATTTGAAGCAAGTAAAATTTTCTCGGATTTGAGATGCAGCGGTTTGATGGTAGATGCGCCCTTGTACATTGTCATGTTAAAGGGTCATTTTCAAGCCAAGCATATGATTGATGTGATGATGTTGCTCGCAGATATGATAAAGATGGGCATCATGCCAAGCATTGCCATCAATGCGGTTGTAGCCAGGGGTTATCAAGAGATTGGAGACCTTAGGTCAGCTCTAAGGTGCTCTGAGGATTTAGCTGTTCAGGGCTCGGGCATTTTGAATCAAGGGGACGAAAATGAACCTAACTATAAAGTGAAAGAGGACTGTAAGATCTGTTTGTGA
- the LOC108482987 gene encoding uncharacterized protein LOC108482987 isoform X2 produces the protein MAGDSATKIKAYAVPAVLFSLSMLYQLVLLPRAFPPSHYDVLGLKTYCSMEEVKEAYENLESKWNSGLEIPTTTEFIKIRYAYELLTNPIWKRNYDVFGINEQDHVLEKLSQQYAGEKFSNIALPLLRTVASDTGDDAFNVITSKEFQSMFQDSKPWLLQVYSYGSNQSAQFANSWKRIAALLNGVANIGMVELGEVQVAAYLSERKPMGRFFFRNGLPSVVAFPSGCKTSDCLIRFEGELSVDAVIDWFAMAVLKLPRIFYYSKESLGPRFLAKSSPHKVKVIFFSKTGERATPAIRQAARDYWNYATFACVLWREEEFSVWWNTFGVESAPAVVFLKDPGLKPLVYHGSVNDSWFLDVLEQNKQQELPQLRSLTSEELGCDARGYSRAGRDTLTWYCAILAGRLGPELDSMRETMRRVQETLSKSSELKAASEDEHSITAAVALKSKRLTLSWLDGETQKNYCFFYLNIESSYETCGPRRVPTDVPRLFIIRYERNATEDTFKVDKKAKSIWEFHQQEVDPAAQLSVTYNGSAEVSRIIQWMSNIIEDGDSRKLPFYRVKTPELVPEDAEPFWSRGPQGLLSKSMGTKQKIQRTIIRIYDYLGDPRIGPALLLGALMSFGSIWLMRTQQNRSVQSSQPSQADNGVG, from the exons ATGGCCGGAGATTCTGCGACGAAAATCAAAGCCTATGCGGTGCCTGCGGTTCTATTCTCTCTTTCCATGTTATATCAGCTCGTTCTTCTCCCTCGTGCCTTTCCCCCTTCTCATTACGATG TTTTGGGATTAAAGACATATTGTTCAATGGAAGAAGTGAAAGAGGCGTACGAGAATCTTGAATCCAAATG GAATTCAGGACTGGAAATTCCTACTACCACTGAATTTATCAAG ATTCGGTATGCTTATGAGCTTTTGACAAATCCCATATGGAAAAGGAATTATGATGTATTTGGAATTAATGAGCAAGAT CATGTTCTGGAAAAACTCAGCCAACAATATGCAGGGGAAAAGTTCTCTAACATAGCACTCCCATTACTGCGTACTGTTGCTTCTG ATACTGGAGATGATGCTTTTAATGTTATTACTTCCAAGGAGTTTCAGTCTATGTTTCAAGATTCCAAACCATGGTTACTTCAG GTGTATTCATATGGCAGCAATCAATCTGCTCAATTTGCTAATTCGTGGAAAAGAATTG CTGCTTTATTGAATGGGGTTGCAAACATTGGCATGGTAGAACTTGGTGAGGTTCAAGTTGCAGCCTACCTTTCTGAGAGAAAGCCAATGGGCCGGTTCTTCTTCAGGAATG GTCTTCCTTCAGTGGTTGCTTTCCCATCAGGGTGTAAAACTTCAGACTGTCTTATCCG GTTTGAGGGAGAGCTCTCTGTTGATGCAGTAATAGATTGGTTTGCAATGGCCGTACTTAAATTGCCTCGCATCTTTTACTATTCAAAGGAATCATTG GGGCCAAGGTTTCTGGCAAAAAGCAGTCCCCATAAG GTAAAAGTAATTTTCTTCTCAAAAACAGGGGAGCGTGCAACTCCAGCAATTCGTCAAGCTGCAAGGGATTATTGGAACTATGCTACTTTTGCTTGTGTCCTATGGCGTGAAGAGGAATTTTCTGTTTGGTGGAATAC GTTTGGAGTGGAGTCTGCCCCTGCTGTCGTCTTCTTGAAAGATCCAGGTCTAAAACCTCTTGTATACCATG GATCAGTAAATGATTCATGGTTTTTAGATGTCTTGGAACAGAACAAACAGCAAG AGCTCCCTCAGTTAAGGAGTTTGACTTCAGAGGAACTAGGGTGTGATGCTCGTGGCTATTCTCGTGCTGGCCGTGATACCTTGACCTGGTATTGTGCTATCCTAGCTGGAAGGCTGGGGCCAGAACTTGATAGCATGCGAGAA ACCATGCGCAGGGTCCAAGAAACATTATCAAAATCTAGTGAGTTGAAGGCTGCAAGTGAAGATGAGCACTCAATAACAGCTGCTGTTGCTTTAAAAAGTAAGCGATTGACATTAAGCTGGCTTGATGGGGAAACACAAAAG AACTACTGTTTTTTCTACCTTAATATTGAAAGTAGTTATGAAACATGTGGACCAAGGAGAGTTCCAACTGATGTCCCTCGGTTATTCATTATCCGCTATGAAAGGAATGCTACTGAAGATACTTTTAAGGTAGATAAGAAAGCAAAAAGTATATGGGAATTCCACCAACAGGAAGTTGATCCTGCTGCACAGCTTTCAGTGACTTACAATGGTTCAGCTGAAGTTTCCCGG ATCATCCAGTGGATGTCAAACATAATTGAGGATGGTGACTCCAGGAAACTCCCCTTCTAT AGGGTAAAAACACCAGAGCTAGTTCCTGAGGATGCAGAGCCTTTCTGGTCAAGAGGTCCACAAGGCTTACTTTCCAAAAGCATGGGAACAAAGCAAAAAATCCAACGCACTATAATTCGAATATATGATTATCTAGGTGATCCAAGGATTGGTCCAGCTTTGCTTTTGGGAGCCTTGATGTCCTTTGGTAGCATCTGGCTGATGAGGACTCAACAAAATCGTTCGGTTCAGTCAAGCCAACCGAGCCAAGCAGATAATGGTGTAG GATAA
- the LOC108482987 gene encoding uncharacterized protein LOC108482987 isoform X1, with translation MAGDSATKIKAYAVPAVLFSLSMLYQLVLLPRAFPPSHYDVLGLKTYCSMEEVKEAYENLESKWNSGLEIPTTTEFIKIRYAYELLTNPIWKRNYDVFGINEQDHVLEKLSQQYAGEKFSNIALPLLRTVASDTGDDAFNVITSKEFQSMFQDSKPWLLQVYSYGSNQSAQFANSWKRIAALLNGVANIGMVELGEVQVAAYLSERKPMGRFFFRNGLPSVVAFPSGCKTSDCLIRFEGELSVDAVIDWFAMAVLKLPRIFYYSKESLGPRFLAKSSPHKVKVIFFSKTGERATPAIRQAARDYWNYATFACVLWREEEFSVWWNTFGVESAPAVVFLKDPGLKPLVYHGSVNDSWFLDVLEQNKQQELPQLRSLTSEELGCDARGYSRAGRDTLTWYCAILAGRLGPELDSMRETMRRVQETLSKSSELKAASEDEHSITAAVALKSKRLTLSWLDGETQKNYCFFYLNIESSYETCGPRRVPTDVPRLFIIRYERNATEDTFKVDKKAKSIWEFHQQEVDPAAQLSVTYNGSAEVSRIIQWMSNIIEDGDSRKLPFYRVKTPELVPEDAEPFWSRGPQGLLSKSMGTKQKIQRTIIRIYDYLGDPRIGPALLLGALMSFGSIWLMRTQQNRSVQSSQPSQADNGDKLKPRERCRERNASKRNLPPSITDFEPKDSYQMPLSDSD, from the exons ATGGCCGGAGATTCTGCGACGAAAATCAAAGCCTATGCGGTGCCTGCGGTTCTATTCTCTCTTTCCATGTTATATCAGCTCGTTCTTCTCCCTCGTGCCTTTCCCCCTTCTCATTACGATG TTTTGGGATTAAAGACATATTGTTCAATGGAAGAAGTGAAAGAGGCGTACGAGAATCTTGAATCCAAATG GAATTCAGGACTGGAAATTCCTACTACCACTGAATTTATCAAG ATTCGGTATGCTTATGAGCTTTTGACAAATCCCATATGGAAAAGGAATTATGATGTATTTGGAATTAATGAGCAAGAT CATGTTCTGGAAAAACTCAGCCAACAATATGCAGGGGAAAAGTTCTCTAACATAGCACTCCCATTACTGCGTACTGTTGCTTCTG ATACTGGAGATGATGCTTTTAATGTTATTACTTCCAAGGAGTTTCAGTCTATGTTTCAAGATTCCAAACCATGGTTACTTCAG GTGTATTCATATGGCAGCAATCAATCTGCTCAATTTGCTAATTCGTGGAAAAGAATTG CTGCTTTATTGAATGGGGTTGCAAACATTGGCATGGTAGAACTTGGTGAGGTTCAAGTTGCAGCCTACCTTTCTGAGAGAAAGCCAATGGGCCGGTTCTTCTTCAGGAATG GTCTTCCTTCAGTGGTTGCTTTCCCATCAGGGTGTAAAACTTCAGACTGTCTTATCCG GTTTGAGGGAGAGCTCTCTGTTGATGCAGTAATAGATTGGTTTGCAATGGCCGTACTTAAATTGCCTCGCATCTTTTACTATTCAAAGGAATCATTG GGGCCAAGGTTTCTGGCAAAAAGCAGTCCCCATAAG GTAAAAGTAATTTTCTTCTCAAAAACAGGGGAGCGTGCAACTCCAGCAATTCGTCAAGCTGCAAGGGATTATTGGAACTATGCTACTTTTGCTTGTGTCCTATGGCGTGAAGAGGAATTTTCTGTTTGGTGGAATAC GTTTGGAGTGGAGTCTGCCCCTGCTGTCGTCTTCTTGAAAGATCCAGGTCTAAAACCTCTTGTATACCATG GATCAGTAAATGATTCATGGTTTTTAGATGTCTTGGAACAGAACAAACAGCAAG AGCTCCCTCAGTTAAGGAGTTTGACTTCAGAGGAACTAGGGTGTGATGCTCGTGGCTATTCTCGTGCTGGCCGTGATACCTTGACCTGGTATTGTGCTATCCTAGCTGGAAGGCTGGGGCCAGAACTTGATAGCATGCGAGAA ACCATGCGCAGGGTCCAAGAAACATTATCAAAATCTAGTGAGTTGAAGGCTGCAAGTGAAGATGAGCACTCAATAACAGCTGCTGTTGCTTTAAAAAGTAAGCGATTGACATTAAGCTGGCTTGATGGGGAAACACAAAAG AACTACTGTTTTTTCTACCTTAATATTGAAAGTAGTTATGAAACATGTGGACCAAGGAGAGTTCCAACTGATGTCCCTCGGTTATTCATTATCCGCTATGAAAGGAATGCTACTGAAGATACTTTTAAGGTAGATAAGAAAGCAAAAAGTATATGGGAATTCCACCAACAGGAAGTTGATCCTGCTGCACAGCTTTCAGTGACTTACAATGGTTCAGCTGAAGTTTCCCGG ATCATCCAGTGGATGTCAAACATAATTGAGGATGGTGACTCCAGGAAACTCCCCTTCTAT AGGGTAAAAACACCAGAGCTAGTTCCTGAGGATGCAGAGCCTTTCTGGTCAAGAGGTCCACAAGGCTTACTTTCCAAAAGCATGGGAACAAAGCAAAAAATCCAACGCACTATAATTCGAATATATGATTATCTAGGTGATCCAAGGATTGGTCCAGCTTTGCTTTTGGGAGCCTTGATGTCCTTTGGTAGCATCTGGCTGATGAGGACTCAACAAAATCGTTCGGTTCAGTCAAGCCAACCGAGCCAAGCAGATAATGGT GATAAACTGAAACCAAGAGAGAGATGCCGGGAAAGGAATGCATCGAAACGCAACTTACCTCCTTCAATAACTGATTTTGAGCCAAAGGATTCATACCAGATGCCACTGTCGGACTCGGACTAA